In Sphingobacterium sp. PCS056, the following proteins share a genomic window:
- a CDS encoding N-acetylglucosamine kinase: MIIIADGGSTKTNWCLLDDSNKKIYFNTEGYNPYFVDSEYIVNSLKKGLPNDLPFDDIKEVNYYGAGVHNKEKAEIVVKAIQEVFPQAQVEVGHDLLAAARALLGKEAGFAAILGTGTNSCIYDGQNITYNIDSCAYILGDEGSGSYIGKKLLADYIRDLMPQDVRKVFYDTYKITPDEIMDAVYTKPLANRFCASFSKFVYDNNVNIEYTRAIVDEAFEAFFKNLVSKYPNYQEYTFNCIGSVGYNFRNVLEEKALQYGMKVGKILRSPIDDLVQFHINRASK; this comes from the coding sequence ATGATTATTATTGCTGACGGAGGATCAACGAAAACAAACTGGTGTTTGTTAGATGATTCAAACAAAAAAATTTACTTCAACACTGAAGGATACAACCCATATTTTGTGGATAGCGAGTATATCGTTAATTCATTAAAAAAAGGCCTACCCAATGATTTACCATTTGATGATATTAAAGAGGTTAACTACTACGGGGCAGGTGTACACAATAAAGAAAAAGCAGAAATCGTTGTTAAAGCTATTCAAGAAGTTTTCCCACAAGCTCAAGTTGAAGTTGGCCATGATTTACTTGCCGCAGCAAGAGCTTTACTAGGTAAAGAAGCTGGATTCGCAGCTATTTTAGGTACAGGAACCAATTCTTGTATCTATGATGGACAAAACATCACCTACAACATCGATTCTTGTGCATACATTTTAGGAGACGAAGGTAGCGGCAGTTATATTGGTAAAAAATTATTAGCTGATTATATCCGTGATTTAATGCCTCAAGATGTTCGTAAAGTATTTTACGATACCTACAAAATCACACCTGATGAGATCATGGATGCGGTATACACAAAACCTTTAGCAAATCGTTTCTGCGCTAGTTTTAGTAAATTTGTTTACGACAACAACGTGAATATTGAATATACTCGTGCTATCGTTGACGAAGCTTTTGAAGCATTTTTCAAAAACTTAGTAAGTAAATATCCTAATTACCAAGAATACACCTTTAATTGTATCGGATCTGTAGGTTACAATTTCCGCAATGTACTGGAAGAAAAGGCATTACAATATGGAATGAAAGTAGGTAAGATCTTACGCTCGCCGATTGATGATTTAGTTCAGTTTCACATTAATAGAGCTTCAAAATAG
- a CDS encoding N-acetylglucosamine kinase, whose translation MILVVDSGSSKSDWKLELPDSPPLSFSTNGLNPFFVNDKEITRVIKEIPEIIPYANEITELYFYGAGCISPDRREMVSNALTPLFENAFISVENDLVGSALATCGKNKGYIATLGTGSDISFFDGEEVQPSNYGNGYVLGDEGSGAWFGKKLITLFLYGRLPKDLAENFAEHYRVTKEIVIKNVYQKERPNAYLASFAPFLSANITHPFIDEIVRSGFEEYVQTCVLTYQDYQDYECHFVGSIAYYLDLILRDVCNGHHIKIGKILKSPINELFDFVIEREKSSLINF comes from the coding sequence ATGATTTTAGTTGTTGATAGTGGTTCATCCAAATCAGATTGGAAATTGGAACTTCCAGATAGTCCTCCTTTGTCTTTTTCTACAAATGGGCTCAATCCTTTTTTTGTAAATGATAAAGAAATTACTCGGGTGATCAAAGAGATACCTGAAATTATACCTTATGCTAACGAAATAACGGAGCTTTATTTTTATGGTGCCGGCTGCATCTCTCCTGATAGAAGGGAAATGGTTTCAAATGCCTTGACGCCATTGTTTGAAAATGCATTTATATCTGTTGAGAATGATCTGGTTGGAAGTGCATTAGCTACTTGTGGCAAGAACAAAGGTTATATAGCAACTTTAGGAACGGGATCTGATATCAGTTTTTTTGATGGTGAGGAGGTGCAACCTTCTAACTATGGCAATGGTTATGTGTTAGGTGATGAGGGCTCAGGAGCTTGGTTTGGGAAAAAGTTAATCACTTTATTTCTGTATGGAAGGCTTCCAAAAGATCTGGCTGAGAATTTTGCTGAACATTATCGGGTAACAAAGGAGATCGTTATTAAGAATGTTTATCAAAAGGAGAGACCAAATGCTTATTTGGCTTCATTTGCACCATTTTTATCGGCTAATATTACGCATCCTTTTATTGATGAAATTGTTCGGTCAGGTTTTGAAGAATATGTTCAGACGTGTGTACTCACGTATCAGGATTATCAAGATTATGAATGTCATTTTGTGGGTTCTATCGCTTATTATCTTGATTTGATACTCCGTGATGTATGTAATGGTCATCATATTAAAATTGGTAAAATATTAAAATCGCCGATCAACGAATTGTTTGATTTTGTGATTGAAAGAGAAAAAAGTTCACTTATAAATTTTTAA
- a CDS encoding thymidine kinase has protein sequence MLFSEHNFTQRGPAYGSIEVICGSMFSGKTEELIRRLKRAQYAKLHVEIFKPAVDKRYDDLLVVSHDSNSIPSTPVDHSSSILLLSNDTQVVGIDEAQFFDEGLTEVCVNLANKGIRVIVAGLDMDFKAQPFGPIPNIMAIAEHVTKVHAVCMQCGAPANYSFRTSSDTTTVLLGEKEAYEARCRRCYYNLTNS, from the coding sequence ATGCTTTTTTCTGAACATAATTTTACCCAACGAGGGCCTGCATATGGAAGTATCGAAGTTATTTGTGGTTCCATGTTCTCGGGTAAGACCGAAGAACTCATTAGAAGACTTAAGCGAGCACAATATGCCAAACTCCATGTTGAAATTTTCAAGCCAGCAGTAGATAAAAGGTATGATGATCTTTTGGTAGTTTCACACGATAGCAACAGTATTCCATCCACGCCAGTAGATCATTCATCATCAATTTTGTTACTCAGCAACGATACACAAGTAGTTGGTATAGATGAAGCACAATTTTTTGATGAAGGTTTGACAGAGGTCTGTGTCAATTTGGCAAATAAAGGAATTCGTGTCATAGTAGCCGGATTGGATATGGATTTCAAAGCACAACCCTTTGGCCCCATTCCTAATATTATGGCTATTGCCGAACATGTCACTAAAGTACATGCCGTTTGTATGCAATGCGGAGCCCCGGCAAATTATTCTTTTAGAACTTCATCAGATACAACCACTGTACTTTTAGGCGAAAAAGAAGCGTATGAAGCAAGATGCAGAAGATGTTACTATAATTTAACAAACTCTTAA
- a CDS encoding metal-dependent hydrolase translates to MKATYYGQSCVAFNFDGHEVLMDPFISYNPLAKAIDVNAILPEYIFLSHGHQDHVADMAQIQKNSQATVAAIVETAAWVRKQGVPDDKVIEFNLGGTIKTSFGTVKMVYALHTNSTPDGEYGGFPVGFILYSGNKKIYFAGDTALTMEMKLLADIELDWAFLPIGGHYTMDVDDAVRAAEFIDCDKIVGIHYDTFPPITINKVNAVEKFANCGKTLYLPAIGESIEL, encoded by the coding sequence ATGAAAGCTACTTATTATGGACAATCTTGTGTTGCATTTAACTTTGATGGACATGAGGTATTAATGGATCCATTTATCAGTTATAATCCATTGGCAAAAGCGATTGATGTAAATGCGATCTTACCTGAATATATTTTTTTAAGTCATGGACATCAGGATCATGTAGCTGATATGGCTCAAATTCAAAAGAATAGCCAGGCTACAGTTGCTGCTATTGTGGAGACTGCTGCTTGGGTAAGAAAACAAGGTGTACCAGATGATAAGGTAATTGAATTTAACTTAGGAGGGACTATAAAAACTTCTTTTGGTACAGTCAAGATGGTATATGCTTTACATACTAACAGTACTCCAGATGGTGAATATGGTGGATTTCCTGTTGGATTTATCTTATATTCTGGGAATAAGAAAATTTACTTTGCTGGAGATACCGCGCTGACCATGGAAATGAAATTGTTGGCTGATATTGAACTAGATTGGGCTTTTTTACCTATCGGTGGACATTATACAATGGACGTTGATGATGCAGTAAGAGCTGCGGAATTTATCGATTGTGATAAAATAGTAGGAATTCATTATGACACATTTCCTCCAATTACTATTAACAAAGTCAATGCAGTAGAAAAATTTGCTAATTGCGGCAAGACATTGTACTTACCTGCAATCGGTGAATCGATCGAATTATAG
- a CDS encoding UDP-2,3-diacylglucosamine diphosphatase — protein sequence MKRNLDIVVLSDIHLGTHGSHAKELLYYLESIAPKMLILNGDIIDIWQFKKSYFPSEHLHVIKKIIDLSANGTEVYYITGNHDEMLRKFADLKLGNIKLTNKLLLSLNNKKAWIFHGDVFDASIQHSKWLAKLGGWGYDKLIQLNHFINWILVKMGREKYSLSKKIKNSVKKAVKYISDFEETATELAIEKNYDYVICGHIHQPQIKEVITRKGTVTYMNSGDWVENLSSLEYHNGKWTLFHYEDYKESIMKNKLADTPIFTLEDLKKLVTI from the coding sequence ATGAAACGAAACCTCGATATTGTAGTACTATCAGACATTCATCTCGGAACCCATGGAAGTCATGCAAAAGAGTTGTTGTATTACCTAGAATCCATCGCTCCAAAAATGCTCATTTTGAATGGTGATATAATCGATATCTGGCAGTTCAAAAAAAGTTACTTCCCATCAGAGCATTTGCATGTGATCAAAAAAATCATTGATTTAAGTGCTAACGGTACAGAAGTCTATTATATCACAGGCAACCACGACGAAATGCTCCGAAAATTTGCTGATCTCAAACTGGGCAATATCAAATTAACCAATAAACTTCTGCTATCACTCAATAATAAAAAAGCATGGATATTCCATGGTGACGTATTTGATGCTTCCATTCAACATTCCAAATGGTTGGCCAAACTAGGTGGCTGGGGATATGATAAATTGATTCAGCTCAATCATTTCATCAATTGGATACTAGTCAAAATGGGGCGAGAAAAATATTCCCTATCTAAAAAAATAAAAAATAGTGTCAAGAAAGCAGTCAAATATATTTCAGATTTCGAAGAAACCGCTACAGAATTAGCGATTGAGAAAAACTATGACTACGTAATCTGCGGACACATCCACCAACCACAAATCAAGGAAGTCATCACAAGAAAAGGAACCGTAACCTATATGAACTCCGGCGATTGGGTTGAAAACCTGAGTAGTCTAGAATATCATAACGGCAAATGGACATTGTTCCATTACGAAGACTATAAAGAGTCTATCATGAAAAATAAGCTAGCGGATACACCCATTTTCACTTTAGAAGATTTAAAAAAATTAGTTACTATATAA
- a CDS encoding ABC transporter substrate-binding protein, producing the protein MQSNQEILVEAILNQYEVDQAHLPQGILDEIYAIPSNLVTSNDIINYTKCIGQVLNKTEKTADLLEILDDEVHIIIHKLKFITASDRPKVVVLDGLNPTVINSSNYLQECLTITGGIPTNNIAEADKVMIINDEELTIAQIPNLLSDSNWYDTNAIKLNQVFLINKEKFGKIPGKNYCLELETLAEILQPKYFFYGLEGTTWIQFQLQ; encoded by the coding sequence ATGCAAAGCAATCAAGAAATTTTAGTTGAAGCTATCCTAAATCAATATGAAGTTGATCAAGCTCATTTGCCACAAGGAATTTTAGATGAAATCTATGCCATACCCAGTAACTTGGTGACGAGTAACGATATCATAAATTACACCAAGTGTATAGGTCAAGTATTAAATAAAACTGAAAAAACAGCTGATCTTTTAGAAATTTTAGATGATGAAGTCCATATCATCATCCATAAGCTGAAATTTATCACAGCATCAGATCGTCCTAAAGTCGTTGTTTTAGACGGACTAAACCCAACAGTAATAAACTCCAGCAATTATTTGCAAGAATGTCTGACCATTACGGGCGGCATACCAACCAATAATATTGCAGAAGCTGATAAAGTCATGATCATCAATGATGAGGAATTAACAATTGCACAAATTCCTAATCTACTATCGGATTCAAACTGGTATGATACCAATGCCATTAAGCTAAATCAGGTTTTCTTAATCAATAAAGAAAAATTCGGAAAAATTCCAGGGAAAAACTACTGCCTAGAATTAGAAACATTAGCCGAGATACTGCAACCCAAATACTTTTTTTATGGGTTAGAAGGCACCACTTGGATTCAATTTCAACTACAATAA
- a CDS encoding YbaB/EbfC family nucleoid-associated protein, with product MFDKLFQAQQKAQEIKQRLDNISVFGEAEGGLIKVVATANKEIKEITIDPIFLSNADKEELEELLVVALNKAMVQAENVSQSEMSAASQDMLGGLGGLFNQ from the coding sequence ATGTTTGATAAATTATTCCAAGCACAACAAAAGGCACAAGAAATTAAACAGCGATTAGATAATATTTCCGTATTTGGAGAAGCTGAGGGTGGACTGATAAAAGTTGTTGCGACCGCTAATAAGGAAATTAAGGAAATTACAATTGATCCGATTTTTTTGAGTAATGCGGACAAAGAGGAGCTGGAGGAACTACTTGTAGTGGCTTTAAATAAGGCGATGGTACAAGCGGAAAATGTGAGTCAATCCGAAATGTCTGCTGCTAGTCAGGATATGTTAGGTGGATTAGGTGGACTATTTAATCAATAA
- a CDS encoding AMP-dependent synthetase/ligase translates to MARQNRIFDLITNYISEYSDKTIIAGRDKTGHWKTYLASEFIDRVNSLSKALLNLGLQKGDRVALMSGNRPEWSIVDFACNQLGIALVPLYPTLASQDLSYIVNDAEVKLIFASNSKLATRVAEALNDHQLIIPIYNFETTGDEKNLEALHQIGAKLDIDLKPYHDAIHEDDLLTLIYTSGTTGKPKGVYLSHKNILSNVQACYHLIRSDFKKAVSFLPLCHIFERMVVYMYYAKGVEIYFCETLDNIVVDINEVKPDVFTTVPRVLEKVYDKIVAKGKDLTGIKKSLFMWALNLGLQYQEPTKNSSWYNFKLAIARKLIFSKWKEALGGNIKIIVSGGAALQERLARVFWAADIKVLEGYGLTETSPVIAVNTFFDTGIKFGTVGKPLKNLEVKIAQDGEILVKGPSITSGYYKNDEATKETFDENGFFKTGDIGEISADGFLKITDRKKEMFKTAGGKYVAPQAIETKLMESTLIAQIMVVGENRKFPSALIVPAFEEIEKWMKHKGIPVVSKEETIKNPKVIEKYNQEVERLSTEFGHWEKIKKFVLLAKEWTIDEGQLTPKLSLKRKIILKENEEKIEKIYQENS, encoded by the coding sequence ATGGCACGACAAAATAGAATTTTTGATCTCATCACCAATTATATATCCGAATACTCTGATAAAACCATTATTGCCGGTCGCGATAAAACAGGTCATTGGAAAACATATTTAGCAAGTGAATTTATTGATCGTGTAAATAGCCTAAGCAAGGCATTATTGAATCTAGGTTTACAAAAAGGAGATCGGGTAGCCTTAATGTCTGGCAACCGTCCAGAATGGAGTATCGTCGATTTTGCCTGTAACCAATTGGGCATTGCACTCGTTCCACTTTACCCAACTTTAGCCTCACAAGACTTATCGTATATTGTCAACGATGCAGAAGTAAAATTAATCTTTGCAAGTAACAGCAAACTTGCAACACGTGTTGCCGAAGCATTGAACGATCACCAATTAATCATTCCAATCTATAATTTCGAAACTACTGGTGACGAAAAAAACTTAGAAGCTCTCCATCAAATTGGAGCAAAATTAGACATCGATCTCAAACCATATCATGATGCCATCCATGAAGATGACTTACTCACATTAATTTATACATCTGGCACTACAGGTAAACCTAAAGGTGTATATTTATCCCATAAAAATATTTTAAGTAATGTCCAAGCCTGCTATCATCTGATCAGATCAGATTTCAAAAAAGCGGTCAGTTTCTTGCCCCTCTGTCATATTTTTGAACGCATGGTTGTTTATATGTATTATGCAAAAGGTGTAGAAATCTATTTTTGTGAAACTTTAGATAATATCGTGGTCGACATCAATGAAGTAAAACCCGATGTCTTTACAACAGTACCGCGCGTATTAGAAAAAGTATATGATAAAATCGTAGCCAAAGGAAAAGATTTGACGGGGATAAAAAAATCACTATTCATGTGGGCATTAAACCTAGGCCTTCAATATCAAGAACCTACGAAAAATAGTTCTTGGTACAATTTTAAACTTGCCATCGCTCGAAAATTAATTTTTTCAAAATGGAAAGAAGCTCTTGGAGGAAATATAAAGATAATCGTATCCGGAGGCGCAGCACTACAAGAAAGACTTGCACGAGTTTTTTGGGCAGCCGATATCAAAGTTCTTGAAGGATATGGCTTGACAGAGACATCACCAGTGATCGCTGTAAACACGTTCTTCGATACCGGTATTAAATTTGGAACCGTCGGAAAACCATTAAAAAATCTAGAAGTAAAAATAGCTCAAGATGGTGAAATTTTGGTAAAAGGCCCAAGTATCACTTCCGGTTATTACAAAAATGATGAAGCAACCAAAGAAACCTTTGATGAAAATGGATTTTTCAAAACTGGAGATATTGGAGAAATTTCAGCAGATGGATTTTTAAAAATCACCGACCGCAAAAAGGAAATGTTTAAAACCGCAGGAGGCAAATATGTAGCACCTCAAGCAATTGAAACAAAACTTATGGAGTCTACACTCATTGCCCAGATTATGGTCGTCGGAGAAAATAGAAAATTTCCTTCCGCATTAATTGTACCCGCTTTTGAAGAAATTGAAAAATGGATGAAACATAAAGGCATTCCAGTCGTTTCGAAAGAAGAGACCATCAAAAATCCAAAAGTAATCGAAAAATATAATCAAGAAGTAGAAAGATTATCCACCGAATTTGGTCACTGGGAAAAAATTAAAAAATTCGTCCTACTAGCCAAGGAATGGACCATTGATGAAGGTCAATTAACACCAAAACTCAGTTTAAAAAGAAAAATCATTCTGAAAGAGAATGAAGAAAAAATTGAAAAAATCTATCAAGAAAATAGCTAA
- a CDS encoding M61 family metallopeptidase, whose product MIEKSNSTSKVHFDVSFSEPQAHYADIKMSIKEIQTDFIDLKMPVWSPGSYLIREYSKQLERFSVEDHVKYEKISKNTWRIYCKNVNSLVINYHVYGFESSVRTNFINDEHAFIVPTATFLHIDGMIDESVTVKFFPAENWKYISTGLEKVEHHTFFAPDFDILYDSPIEIGNQDIWTIQASDVEHEFAMVGGGTYNKERLSADVQKIVEEETRIWGSNPNKRYVFITHNYQSGGGGLEHLNSTVLGASRTAYSNEGSYKTYLSLIAHEYFHLWNVKRLRPKALGPFDYDQENYTTGLWIMEGFTSYYDNLIIKRCGFFSEQEYLNLLANDFTTVLNRPGHLIQSAAEASFDAWIKYYRQDENSPNSSISYYNKGAMLTVFLDLKIIAASKGTKKLDDVLKVAYDYFYIQENRGFEEHEFQQLVEQVSGISVADIFQAAHENGELPYNDYFNLVGYEMIDVNAESNYLSLGINYQKNDGMHIITAVEKGSGAWDGGLNVRDELIAINGIRLDMKDKEYDYFMQHSTQGEILDILIARDGIIKELKIQIRANNKKMFRIQPLKDQSEEQQKLAQFWLS is encoded by the coding sequence ATGATCGAAAAAAGTAATAGTACATCAAAAGTACATTTTGATGTTTCCTTTAGTGAGCCTCAAGCACATTACGCAGATATAAAAATGTCTATCAAAGAAATTCAAACAGATTTCATTGACTTAAAAATGCCCGTTTGGTCTCCAGGATCCTACTTAATACGCGAATATTCAAAACAATTAGAACGATTCTCTGTCGAAGATCATGTAAAATATGAAAAAATTAGTAAAAACACGTGGCGTATTTACTGCAAAAATGTAAACTCATTAGTGATCAACTATCATGTCTATGGTTTTGAGAGCTCCGTCCGGACTAATTTCATTAACGACGAACATGCTTTCATTGTACCAACCGCAACTTTCCTACATATAGACGGTATGATTGATGAATCTGTAACCGTAAAATTTTTCCCTGCAGAAAATTGGAAATATATTTCAACGGGTCTTGAAAAAGTTGAACATCATACATTTTTTGCACCAGACTTTGATATTCTATACGATTCCCCCATTGAAATAGGCAATCAAGATATATGGACGATCCAAGCGTCGGACGTAGAACATGAATTTGCCATGGTAGGAGGCGGCACATACAATAAAGAAAGATTAAGTGCAGATGTTCAAAAAATAGTAGAAGAAGAAACCCGCATTTGGGGCTCCAACCCCAACAAAAGATATGTCTTCATCACCCATAACTATCAGTCAGGAGGAGGAGGATTAGAACATCTCAATTCAACAGTACTGGGAGCATCCAGAACAGCCTATAGCAATGAAGGATCTTACAAAACATATTTAAGTCTCATTGCACATGAGTACTTTCATTTATGGAATGTAAAACGTCTACGTCCTAAAGCGCTAGGTCCATTTGATTATGATCAAGAAAACTACACCACCGGTCTATGGATCATGGAAGGATTTACCTCATACTATGACAATTTAATCATCAAAAGGTGTGGTTTCTTTTCTGAGCAAGAGTATCTCAATTTATTAGCAAACGATTTTACGACTGTACTCAATCGTCCTGGCCATCTCATACAATCTGCGGCCGAAGCAAGTTTTGATGCCTGGATCAAGTATTACAGACAAGATGAAAACTCACCCAATTCTAGCATCTCCTATTACAATAAAGGGGCTATGCTCACCGTGTTTTTAGATTTAAAAATAATTGCAGCATCAAAAGGAACAAAAAAATTAGATGACGTATTAAAAGTAGCTTACGACTATTTCTACATACAGGAAAATAGAGGATTTGAAGAGCACGAATTTCAACAACTGGTAGAGCAAGTTTCTGGAATTTCAGTCGCTGATATCTTCCAAGCAGCACATGAAAATGGGGAACTTCCTTACAACGACTATTTCAACTTAGTGGGATATGAAATGATAGATGTAAATGCCGAAAGCAATTACCTAAGCCTTGGAATAAATTATCAAAAAAATGATGGTATGCATATTATTACCGCAGTAGAAAAAGGATCAGGGGCTTGGGATGGAGGTCTCAATGTTCGTGATGAATTAATTGCGATCAATGGTATACGCCTAGATATGAAAGATAAAGAGTATGATTATTTTATGCAGCATAGTACTCAGGGCGAGATTTTAGATATCTTGATCGCACGAGACGGAATAATAAAAGAACTTAAAATTCAGATACGGGCCAACAATAAAAAGATGTTCCGTATCCAGCCATTAAAAGATCAATCCGAAGAACAGCAAAAATTAGCTCAATTCTGGCTATCATAA
- a CDS encoding YihY/virulence factor BrkB family protein → MKEVYFKDLFTHTYWKQVLRLVYDAFNGFMDDNCMKKSASLAYYTIFSIGPLLIIVIWCIGFFYGEHLSQETSAQKEVFDELMVLFGKDVTLQIQSYIQKINFENKSNIGITVGVVTLIISSTTLFVDIQDSINQIWKVKPKPKKGWLKLIINRLISFSIIIALGFLLIASLMINGVIAAVTNLVIQYLPFIPITLIDWVNTGITFVVIVTLFGFIFSFLPDAKVKFKDILGGAIFTSLLFMLGRYLISLYLSLSSTASLYGAAGSIIVMLLWIYYSAAILYFGAEFTKFYAQKLGGGIEPSSFAVMIEQTERTKKVGEDADAKEGEIIQVLK, encoded by the coding sequence ATGAAAGAAGTATACTTTAAAGATCTATTCACACACACTTACTGGAAACAAGTTTTACGATTAGTCTATGACGCCTTTAATGGTTTTATGGATGACAATTGCATGAAAAAAAGTGCCTCATTAGCATACTATACCATTTTCTCCATCGGTCCGTTATTAATCATAGTCATCTGGTGTATCGGTTTCTTTTATGGCGAACATCTCAGCCAAGAAACATCTGCGCAAAAGGAAGTTTTTGATGAACTTATGGTCCTGTTTGGAAAAGATGTAACACTTCAAATTCAATCTTATATTCAAAAAATAAATTTTGAAAATAAATCCAACATAGGGATCACAGTAGGGGTTGTAACACTTATTATCAGTTCAACGACACTTTTTGTAGATATACAAGATTCCATCAATCAGATATGGAAAGTAAAACCTAAACCTAAAAAAGGATGGCTAAAATTGATCATTAATCGCCTGATCTCATTTTCCATCATCATTGCATTGGGATTCTTATTAATTGCTTCTCTAATGATCAATGGGGTGATCGCAGCTGTTACAAATTTAGTTATACAATACTTACCTTTTATACCCATCACGTTAATTGACTGGGTCAATACCGGGATCACCTTTGTCGTCATTGTCACGCTATTCGGTTTTATTTTTTCATTTCTCCCGGATGCCAAAGTAAAATTTAAGGATATCCTAGGTGGCGCAATATTCACGAGCTTGTTATTTATGTTGGGAAGATATTTGATATCATTATACCTTTCTCTATCCTCTACAGCAAGTTTATATGGAGCAGCTGGTTCAATCATTGTCATGTTATTATGGATCTATTATTCAGCAGCAATCTTATATTTCGGTGCTGAATTCACCAAATTTTATGCTCAAAAACTGGGCGGAGGTATCGAACCCTCCTCATTTGCAGTCATGATTGAACAGACAGAACGGACCAAAAAAGTCGGTGAAGATGCCGATGCCAAAGAAGGTGAAATTATTCAAGTTCTTAAATAA
- a CDS encoding glutathione peroxidase, translating to MILSTIIACFSMIFGNPSIYDYTFKSLDGHDVKMSSFKGKKILIVNTASKCGFTKQYKDLQELYKQYGKDLVIIGFPANNFGNQEPGTNDDIQEFCQQNFGVEFLMAEKVEVKGDQIDPLFKYLTSQDNPDFKGEIKWNFEKFLIDEHGKLVHRYRSAVNPLSDEIVNWVKK from the coding sequence ATGATTTTATCCACAATTATTGCTTGTTTTTCCATGATATTTGGAAATCCCAGCATCTATGATTATACCTTTAAAAGTCTAGATGGTCATGACGTCAAGATGTCTTCTTTTAAAGGAAAGAAAATTCTAATAGTCAATACGGCTTCTAAATGTGGCTTTACGAAGCAGTATAAGGATTTGCAAGAGCTGTATAAACAGTATGGTAAAGATTTGGTGATTATCGGATTTCCAGCCAACAATTTTGGAAATCAGGAGCCTGGTACTAATGATGATATTCAGGAATTTTGTCAGCAAAATTTCGGTGTTGAATTTTTGATGGCTGAAAAGGTTGAGGTGAAAGGAGACCAAATTGATCCACTGTTTAAATATTTAACCAGTCAGGACAATCCAGATTTTAAAGGAGAAATTAAATGGAACTTTGAAAAGTTTCTAATTGATGAGCATGGTAAACTGGTGCACCGCTATCGTTCAGCTGTCAATCCATTGTCCGATGAAATTGTCAATTGGGTAAAAAAATAG